Proteins co-encoded in one Cercospora beticola chromosome 7, complete sequence genomic window:
- a CDS encoding uncharacterized protein (antiSMASH:Cluster_3) — MQEDLKRLLEIFAVQLEITQEGLRAVEDDFVGKLRYNLSRGSGSKHRLEKQSQTLQKSCSTLQESCNRLHNLRTSQSSYLWTSDVLKITHESVHNRPVELLPASDILVARGNYATKAAKVECEFVLENKRRENDVKLLCAKLSSEALRGLNGMLPVLGYRQPPYDEPDGTKVFQLIIELPKNVDRESLENRMLSHERPSLRERLVICLKTAEAVRSVHSLGLKHKSIRPRAILVLTSIDPGTEETKLSLQDWSLVHEISGATTQLGETQWQRAIYQHPQRQTQYAESAYEPKHDIYSLGISILQVLLWQPFIVETADVTDRICDLFETYGLARGDEDGITDLPERYRSITAKLISKPWATKEIWRDIAAGELQSRALTRLVTRCLDGDEQGGFREAVEVVRQLQALIKREDDGSNAASYTTFQN, encoded by the coding sequence ATGCAGGAGGATCTCAAGAGACTGCTGGAAATATTCGCTGTGCAACTGGAGATAACCCAAGAAGGCCTCAGAGCTGTGGAGGATGACTTTGTTGGAAAACTTCGCTACAACCTTTCGAGGGGATCGGGCAGCAAACATCGGCTGGAAAAACAGTCCCAGACGCTCCAGAAGTCGTGCAGTACGCTCCAAGAATCTTGCAATAGGCTGCACAATCTGCGCACAAGTCAGTCGTCTTACCTCTGGACATCTGATGTACTCAAGATTACGCACGAGAGCGTCCACAACAGGCCGGTCGAGCTTTTGCCAGCATCCGATATACTTGTAGCTCGAGGAAACTACGCCACCAAGGCTGCCAAGGTGGAATGTGAGTTTGTTCTTGAGAACAAGAGACGTGAGAATGATGTGAAGCTTCTCTGTGCCAAATTGAGCTCGGAGGCGCTCCGGGGTCTTAACGGCATGCTTCCAGTGCTCGGGTATCGGCAGCCGCCATACGACGAGCCAGACGGAACCAAGGTCTTTCAGCTCATCATTGAGCTCCCGAAAAACGTTGACCGAGAAAGTCTCGAAAACAGAATGCTGTCCCATGAGCGACCTTCACTTCGTGAGCGTCTGGTGATCTGCTTGAAGACTGCAGAGGCTGTACGATCTGTGCATTCCTTGGGGCTGAAGCACAAGTCCATTCGTCCTCGAGCAATTCTCGTGCTCACCTCAATCGATCCTGGTACTGAAGAGACAAAGCTGTCTCTGCAAGACTGGTCACTCGTTCATGAGATTTCCGGCGCCACCACGCAGCTTGGAGAGACGCAGTGGCAGAGAGCGATTTACCAGCACCCTCAGCGTCAGACGCAATATGCAGAGAGTGCGTACGAACCCAAGCACGACATATACAGTCTTGGCATAAGCATTCTGCAAGTACTCCTCTGGCAGCCATTCATCGTAGAGACGGCGGATGTAACAGACAGAATCTGCGATCTATTCGAGACCTATGGCCTGGCGCgtggcgatgaagatggcatTACCGACCTTCCAGAAAGGTATCGTAGCATCACCGCGAAGCTGATCAGCAAACCTTGGGCGACCAAAGAGATATGGCGCGACATTGCGGCTGGCGAGTTGCAAAGTCGGGCGCTGACCCGATTGGTAACGAGGTGtcttgatggcgatgagcAAGGCGGCTTCAGAGAAGCCGTTGAAGTGGTTCGGCAGCTGCAGGCCTTAATCAAGCGTGAGGATGATGGCTCGAACGCAGCATCATACACGACTTTCCAGAATTAG
- a CDS encoding uncharacterized protein (antiSMASH:Cluster_3~SMCOG1030:serine/threonine protein kinase), translating to MNPQQAKIQAVYDWQDAPQPIVLHHGKQAKAIRRVRRKKKGKNAKVEAELYICKEYSLAGVNPAKANGSRYVFGEYYVLGERLKGLEHPNIIHYVDFTYNPNSQVAKLYTEYCKFGDLEQALQSRKDRSKLDTREAVLVMYQIACGLLYLHHGVYHADDFLKVAPLPDVVRRDNAQSAWITILHRDIKPPNVFVAELTDSYIRIKLGDFGIAKAETDDKHEFSLMSDQEQRMDFTGPGPRRTTLKCDIYALGVTMQQVIYPNNEEHSSSAELAATLHQVIQDCLSSKDVDRPASGAIIDRLRPHIDDSETRTMTSEVLSKLTTAQTKGLGKQQAGRVKAEAASYVELFERCIQGGSIPSEEALLSFYSYIEDDALPNWKSKVIQEIQPLLQPFKLNTKSPRGASHALSSSSNMEKRDVLSDEEIHVPNPSPMVETEDPDSRFDKFGTPKPDDALAAKINDLLSGRDGGGDLFKTLAEGFRGRGGGSKSRAQNSSLLGKDRMDRNNSIGMDESNSTSTATPEDGSYNSLSSSSMTASGEMDTTAHGLDTNSGISGGRIRTPNRIQPPKDDAYPQRLGHNTVGGASRSGDGIEDIGFQRRAAAAKDSKIVSEGAAGSSTTDNGAYRLPRSYNESRASNAESRKREKSNQTVVTHMPSRSVRFRPGTNYSVSGEEDYQGRNYDLKAGRAGASSPDLDSGHLKERVPDLPLPIDIDTSSGLRYPYIGHDTSRWYDPYRIQQPEIRPYDRSEASQGFELPSEAKPSHQSSFVRPKKRSSAIRITDANGNPVDFSKPSTPDHDSFTRMTAAFRGPTPPLTEPLNVHSSHDSVTKARSEVRAKGDEDILAMQDEENGRLERQLGENNPKYTAEEDEKRLVGEGSALELSRRRRQALGRRARVNRVGVDRFD from the exons ATGAATCCGCAGCAGGCCAAGATACAAGCTGTATACGATTGGCAGGACGCGCCGCAGCCAATCGTGTTACACcatggcaagcaagcaaAAGCCATTCGCCGCGTGCGCAGGAAGAAAAAAGGAAAGAATGCCAAAGTCGAGGCGGAGCTTTACATTTGCAAGGAGTATTCACTTGCTGGCGTGAACCCGGCAAAGGCCAATGGATCTCGCTATGTCTTCGGCGAATATTACGTACTTGGAGAACGTCTGAAGGGCCTGGAACATCCGAACATCATACATTATGTCGACTTCACCTACAATCCAAACTCTCAAGTCGCCAAGCTGTACACAGAGTACTGCAAATTTGGCGACCTCGAGCAAGCCCTACAAAGTAGGAAAGACAGAAGCAAGCTTGATACGCGGGAAGCTGTACTCGTGATGTATCAGATCGCCTGTGGCCTGCTGTATCTTCACCATGGCGTGTACCATGCCGATGACTTCCTGAAGGTTGCGCCATTGCCAGATGTCGTCCGCCGAGATAACGCACAAAGTGCCTGGATTACTATCCTGCACCGGGACATTAAACCTCCGAATG TCTTTGTAGCTGAACTGACAGACAGCTACATCCGAATTAAGCTGGGTGACTTTGGAATCGCCAAGGCTGAGACTGATG ATAAACATGAATTCTCATTGATGAGTGATCAGGAGCAACGAATGGACTTCACAGGGCCTGGTCCTCGAAGAACCACGTTGAAATGCGATATCTATGCGCTTGGAG TCACCATGCAACAGGTCATTTACCCCAACAACGAAGAGCACTCAAGTTCAGCTGAGCTTGCCGCAACTCTGCATCAAGTGATACAAGACTGTCTCAGCAGCAAAGATGTTGACAGGCCTGCGAGTGGCGCCATCATTGATCGCTTGAGACCTCACATTGATGACAGCGAAACTCGGACCATGACCTCCGAGGTCCTCTCTAAGCTCACTACCGCGCAAACCAAGGGGCTTGGAAAGCAGCAGGCCGGTAGGGTCAAAGCCGAGGCTGCTTCGTACGTTGAGCTCTTTGAGCGATGCATTCAAGGCGGGTCGATACCCAGTGAAGAAGCTCTGCTGAGCTTCTACTCGTACATTGAAGATGACGCTTTGCCGAATTGGAAGTCCAAGGTGATCCAGGAGATCCAGCCACTACTGCAGCCGTTCAAACTAAACACAAAGTCGCCGCGCGGCGCTTCGCATGCACTGAGTAGCAGTTCGAACATGGAAAAACGTGATGTGCTATCTGACGAAGAGATCCATGTTCCAAACCCTAGCCCAATGGTAGAGACTGAGGATCCCGACAGCAGGTTCGATAAGTTTGGCACGCCCAAGCCGGATGATGCTCTCGCTGCTAAGATTAATGATCTGCTTAGTGGTCgtgatggtggtggagaTCTATTCAAGACGCTTGCGGAGGGCTTTCGGGGTCGTGGTGGCGGTAGCAAGTCGCGAGCACAGAACTCGAGCCTGCTAGGCAAAGACCGAATGGACCGCAATAACAGTATTGGCATGGACGAGAGCAACTCAACAAGCACAGCTACCCCCGAAGATGGTTCATACAATTCGCTTTCTTCCTCGAGTATGACTGCATCTGGAGAAATGGACACAACGGCGCATGGCTTGGACACAAATTCTGGCATCTCGGGTGGTCGTATACGCACTCCGAATAGAATTCAACCGCCAAAGGATGATGCTTATCCACAGCGACTGGGGCATAACACCGTAGGCGGCGCCTCGAGAAGCGGCGATGGAATAGAGGACATTGGATTTCAGCGAAGGGCTGCTGCCGCAAAAGATAGTAAAATCGTTTCTGAAGGCGCAGCGGGGTCATCTACCACCGACAATGGGGCATACCGCCTTCCAAGATCATATAACGAAAGCCGTGCAAGCAATGCTGAGTCAAGGAAGCGCGAGAAGAGCAATCAAACTGTCGTAACGCATATGCCTTCACGATCTGTTCGCTTTAGGCCCGGAACAAATTATTCGGTatctggcgaagaagattaCCAGGGGCGAAATTATGACTTAAAGGCTGGTCGTGCCGGGGCATCGTCGCCGGATCTAGACTCGGGTCACTTGAAAGAACGAGTTCCAGACTTGCCACTGCCCATCGATATTGATACGTCCTCTGGGCTACGATATCCATACATAGGCCACGACACTTCCAGATGGTATGATCCATATCGGATACAACAGCCTGAAATACGGCCATATGACAGATCAGAAGCGTCTCAGGGGTTTGAACTGCCATCGGAGGCCAAACCATCACACCAGTCTAGTTTCGTCCGTCCGAAAAAGAGAAGTAGTGCCATCAGGATTACGGATGCGAATGGAAACCCCGTCGACTTCTCTAAGCCATCAACGCCAGACCATGATTCGTTTACCCGAATGACAGCCGCATTTAGGGGACCTACGCCTCCACTGACGGAGCCTCTCAATGTACACTCTTCTCACGATTCTGTCACAAAGGCTCGATCTGAGGTGCGAGCAAAAGGGGATGAGGACATCCTTGCCATGCAGGATGAGGAGAATGGGCGTTTGGAGCGTCAACTTGGAGAGAACAACCCCAAATATAcagcagaggaagatgagaaaCGCCTCGTTGGGGAAGGGAGCGCTTTGGAATTGTCAAGGAGAAGGCGACAAGCGCTCGGGAGGAGAGCTCGAGTGAACCGGGTCGGTGTCGATCGCTTTGACTGA